A window of Cyanobacteria bacterium GSL.Bin1 genomic DNA:
GGGAGCAATGCCCATTCGTGAGGATGGGAAGCCAGCACTCTAATCTTTGATTGAGTGCTGGAGGATGTCACTTAAATCGACTTGATTAATAGATTCCCCTAGTTGAAGTGCCACAGTCAATAGCACAGCATGTTTGAGCAGAAAAACGAAGCAAAATGCTAATTTCCCCTGGAGAGAGGGAACTATGGTTTGCCCTTAGTGATCGTTTCGAGGCAGCAGCGATGTTAATTTGAGTTTGATGAGCTGATTTGCGCGTATTGTTGAACTAGGGCTTCAATGGTACTCAGTAACCGATCTTGATGCCAACCTAAATAGAGATGCGCCGCGATCGCGCACCCGCCAGCAGCAACCCCTTCTTTGACATAACCATCTTCATACGCTGTCAGTTGGGGATAACCCGAAGCAGCAAAACTCAAACCTGTGGCTAATAAGGGAACATCCTGCAAGGTTTTTGCTAAACCGACGGTATCCCCGGTTAAATCTTGGGCGACCCAGCGCGTGGTTCCCACAACGACTTTTTCTAAATCGCCCCGACTGCCTTCCCTTAGCAACCGTTGCATCAGGGCATAAACGGCTAGCATTTGCGTTCCCCCTGCGAGTAACACGCCCACTTCCCGACTCGCCGAGAGGGCCATCCCAGCAACCACTGCTTGCATCGGATCTCCCACCGCTGCTACCACAGCAAAGGGATCCACTGGCGTTTGTTGAAAATACCAATCCGTTCGTCCTAATCCCGCCTGGACAATTTCCCATTTTTGTTGATGATTGCATTGGGGATGACTGCTATTCACTTTATTGGCAGCAGCAATTCTCAAGCCAGTGAGTAACCCTAACGCTGTTGTGGTTCCCCCTACCACACACTCACCAATAATCAAATAACTGTCTTTCACAGTTTTTGCTAACACTTCTCCCCAATGCCAGCCTTGGGCAAATAACGCTTCCACTCTGGCTTGGGGTAAAGCATTCCCAGTAGAGACACATTGGGCAGGAATCCCACCTAAATCGATATGGGGGACGGCGGGCGGTTTCGGTAAGCCGGCATTAAAAACGTAAACGGATAGTTCTAAAGCTTCCACAAAGGCGCGGGAAATGAGAGTGGGAGATGCCCCTACAGTAAGTGGCGGTAAAGGATATTTCGGGTGCGGTTGAATGCCATTGACTAAACATTCTGCATCCGCGATCGCGGTGTAACGGCGATCATCCGGTGTCGCCCCAGCTGCCGAAATTTGAGGCAATAAACCGGTTTCAGTAAAACCTAAAACACAGGCTAGGGCAGGACGTTTCCCCCGATATTGATTTAACCAACGATTACCTTGCTGAATTTGAGTATAAATTGGAATCATCTTTGTTTAATTATGCTTATATTGACTGTTCTGAGGGTACTTGAAGACAGGCAAAACTGGCATACTTAATATTTTCTAGGGCTTATGTTGTTGTTTCTCCTTGACTATCAGATTCCGGAATACTAGGACACTTGACAACCCATAAGCCATCTTTATCACGATCCAGTGTGACATTAAAATTCATATCACTAATCTTCGTCTCAACTCTTACTATTTCCATCATCAATTATGTCTTATCGAGAATGAAAGTGTTACACTAACAATAAGTCAAGTAAACTCAAAAGTTTCAATTCATTATTAGTCTTAGTTGAGTCAAGATGAATCAACTTCAAATTTCTCAAGAAAATTTAACTAGAATCGAGGAGATTGCTCAACAATTTAATCTATAGGTTAATGAATTATTAGAACATATTAGCCAAGGTGAATTAACTGTTATTGAATCTGAAGAATTAGAAGATTTAATTGATTTACAAGAGGCAATAGCAGCGGAAAATGATCCCGAAAATCAAGAAAGGGTGTCTTGGGAGTTGATTAAAAACAATTTATCAGCAAAATAAATCTTGTGTCCCTGTATAAAATAGAATTTTTGAAAACAGCAGAAAAAGAATTTTATCGGCTTCCAAAACAAATTCAAGAAAGGATGGCAAAAAAGCTAGAGGATTTAAAGACAGATCCTTATCCTTCTGGTGTTAAAGCCTTGAAGAATGGGCAAGGGCGGTTAAGACTTCGCGTTGGTGATTATCGAATTATCTATCGAGTGGAAAATGATATTCTTGTAATTCTTAGAGTGCTGCAACAAATAAACCATCCATAATGTCTTGAAATTTCCCTAAGCAGCCTATAGCTACTGGATGATCATTTTCTTGGATTACTCTTATTATTACAGTTGGACATCGCAAAAATATCTATCGAAATTAACATGCCCTCTGCTTAAATCAGCAGATGAGTTTGCCATGGAGGGATTTGCTTTCACAACATTAGTCTTTCATATCAGGTTTAAAGTTGTAAAGGTGACGTTATCCCTCAAAATCCCTCAAAATTGACCAATTCCTTAATCAGGAAACTTGCGCGACTTTTACTCCTTTAATTTCTTGACGATTCCGAAATAAAAAGTTGGGTCTTAAGACAATTCGCAATAAAATCCATAAGGACTGAATTTCTCCTGGAGAAGACTTGCTTAACCATTGTCCGGGACGACAAAATAAAAGTTCAACTA
This region includes:
- a CDS encoding TIGR00303 family protein, whose protein sequence is MIPIYTQIQQGNRWLNQYRGKRPALACVLGFTETGLLPQISAAGATPDDRRYTAIADAECLVNGIQPHPKYPLPPLTVGASPTLISRAFVEALELSVYVFNAGLPKPPAVPHIDLGGIPAQCVSTGNALPQARVEALFAQGWHWGEVLAKTVKDSYLIIGECVVGGTTTALGLLTGLRIAAANKVNSSHPQCNHQQKWEIVQAGLGRTDWYFQQTPVDPFAVVAAVGDPMQAVVAGMALSASREVGVLLAGGTQMLAVYALMQRLLREGSRGDLEKVVVGTTRWVAQDLTGDTVGLAKTLQDVPLLATGLSFAASGYPQLTAYEDGYVKEGVAAGGCAIAAHLYLGWHQDRLLSTIEALVQQYAQISSSNSN
- a CDS encoding type II toxin-antitoxin system RelE/ParE family toxin, with product MSLYKIEFLKTAEKEFYRLPKQIQERMAKKLEDLKTDPYPSGVKALKNGQGRLRLRVGDYRIIYRVENDILVILRVLQQINHP